Part of the Rhizobium viscosum genome is shown below.
TTCGGCTGCAGCCTAATCGCCGCCAAGCTGGCCCCTTCTAAAGGTACTGACCAATGAACAAAACGTTTGGAACGGCGGCCCGCTGGCTGCTCGTCCTCCCCTATATCGGCCTACTCTGGCCGCCCTTCTACAATAGCCGCGAGCCGGCGCTCTTCGGCTTTCCCTTCTTCTACTGGTATCAACTGCTCTGGGTGCCGATCACCGCAGTGCTGATCTGGATCGCCTACAGGAGCGTGCGCGATGGGGAGTGACATCAACGTAACGGCGCTCTCCGTCTTCATCTTCTTCTTCGTCCTGGTCACGATCATGGGCTTTATCGCCGCCCGCTGGCGCAAGCCCGAAACGCTTGCCCATATCGACGAATGGGGTCTCGGCGGCCGCTCGTTCGGCACATGGATCACCTGGTTCCTCGTCGGCGGCGATTTCTACACCGCCTACACGGTCATCGCCGTGCCGGCGCTCGTCTATACGGTCGGCGCCTACGGTTTCTTCGCGCTGCCCTATACGATCATCGTCTATCCCTTCGTCTTCATGGTCATGCCGGTGCTCTGGAAGCGGGCGAAGGAGTTCGGCTATGTGACCGCTGCTGACGTCGTCCACGGCCAGTACGGTTCACGCGGGCTGGAACTGGCGGTCGCCGTCACCGGCGTCATCGCCACCATGCCCTATATCGCCCTGCAGCTCGTCGGCATGACGGCAGTCTTGAAGGCGCTCGGCCTGCATGGCGAATTGCCGCTTGCCATCGCCTTCATCGTGCTGGCGCTCTACACCTATTCCGCCGGCCTGCGCGCACCGGCGCTGATCGCCTTCGTCAAGGACATCATGATCTATATCGTGGTGATTGCCGCTGTGGCACTGATCCCCTCGAAGCTCGGCGGCTA
Proteins encoded:
- a CDS encoding DUF3311 domain-containing protein, coding for MNKTFGTAARWLLVLPYIGLLWPPFYNSREPALFGFPFFYWYQLLWVPITAVLIWIAYRSVRDGE